In Bacillus sp. Marseille-Q1617, a genomic segment contains:
- a CDS encoding YhcN/YlaJ family sporulation lipoprotein has translation MFQLNKYILGTTVLSFALFGAACNGIDKANEEMFHDNGNTINVNDQEELFNENVSKDSKRNGEDFGFVRQQKSPVQGQAISNDNMYRLDREQVADSISKMSVAIPNVDDCATLVTDEEVLISYKTDKKDKDARFNVADQVKKTAMSVIPRWYHVYVTDDPNLMQNVENLAKMDSDSKNVNTAIDDTINLMLKASPQGKNIDAGENANGEMIDEQNMNEDDVHQINKERQQRTDNSETMMD, from the coding sequence GTGTTTCAATTGAATAAATATATTCTTGGCACGACGGTATTAAGCTTTGCATTGTTCGGTGCGGCCTGTAACGGGATTGATAAAGCAAATGAAGAAATGTTCCATGACAACGGCAACACCATCAATGTGAACGACCAGGAAGAACTTTTTAATGAAAATGTGAGCAAGGACTCTAAACGAAACGGGGAAGATTTCGGATTTGTCCGTCAGCAGAAAAGCCCTGTACAGGGACAAGCCATTTCGAATGACAATATGTATCGTTTAGACCGGGAGCAGGTTGCCGACAGCATCAGTAAAATGAGCGTAGCCATACCGAACGTGGATGATTGTGCGACCCTTGTGACGGATGAAGAGGTGCTGATCTCTTATAAAACCGATAAAAAAGATAAGGATGCCCGCTTCAATGTTGCTGATCAGGTGAAGAAAACGGCCATGTCCGTCATCCCGCGCTGGTACCATGTGTATGTAACCGATGATCCGAACTTGATGCAGAATGTAGAAAATCTTGCAAAAATGGACAGCGACAGCAAAAATGTCAATACGGCCATTGATGATACGATTAACTTGATGCTGAAAGCTTCTCCTCAAGGCAAGAATATTGATGCCGGTGAAAATGCCAACGGTGAAATGATTGATGAACAGAATATGAATGAAGATGATGTACATCAAATCAATAAAGAGCGTCAACAGCGTACTGACAACTCAGAGACCATGATGGACTAG
- a CDS encoding YutD family protein, with protein MICVGNICYEIVEEFRDGFNEEAFKERYSDILNKYDFILGDWGYGQLRLKGFFDDQNQKASFDTKVSTHKDYLYEYCNFGCAYFLLKKVKK; from the coding sequence ATGATCTGTGTCGGTAACATTTGTTATGAAATCGTGGAAGAATTCAGGGACGGATTTAATGAAGAAGCATTCAAAGAGAGATACAGTGATATTTTAAATAAATACGACTTTATCCTCGGAGACTGGGGATATGGCCAGCTGCGCCTTAAAGGTTTTTTCGATGATCAGAATCAGAAAGCATCCTTCGATACAAAGGTGAGTACGCATAAGGATTATCTTTATGAATACTGCAACTTCGGATGTGCATATTTTCTTTTGAAAAAAGTGAAAAAATAA
- a CDS encoding cytosolic protein, producing the protein MKKGHDSRDKEEEVYSDFSTVETQRNFLVPETLPEGPYGSPRGKYTPVENKSTDWEKGQRYYSAFNYENKSLHQDIPRQEPGSHPVHADPERNEEPPYTENE; encoded by the coding sequence ATGAAAAAAGGACATGATTCCCGCGACAAGGAAGAAGAAGTGTACAGCGACTTTTCCACTGTGGAGACACAGCGGAATTTCCTGGTGCCCGAGACGCTTCCCGAAGGACCATATGGATCTCCTCGCGGAAAATATACTCCGGTTGAAAATAAGAGTACGGACTGGGAAAAGGGACAACGGTACTACAGTGCCTTCAATTATGAAAATAAATCCCTTCACCAGGATATCCCCCGTCAGGAACCTGGCTCTCATCCCGTACACGCAGACCCTGAACGAAACGAAGAGCCCCCTTATACGGAGAATGAATAA
- a CDS encoding DUF3055 domain-containing protein, translated as MTDRFYLYDDTEQTKTRFVSFMGENQRYDLAITQTDRYYGKSLVLDLQGSRFAIIGRDDLDEPGYLESVYKLTEEEAAELRDFLSETIM; from the coding sequence ATGACAGACCGATTTTATTTATACGATGATACCGAACAGACAAAAACACGCTTTGTGAGCTTTATGGGAGAAAATCAGCGCTATGACCTAGCCATCACCCAAACCGACCGTTATTATGGTAAATCACTCGTATTGGACCTTCAAGGAAGCCGCTTCGCCATCATCGGCCGCGATGACCTCGATGAACCGGGGTACCTTGAAAGTGTTTATAAGCTTACGGAAGAAGAAGCTGCCGAGCTGAGGGATTTTTTGAGCGAGACGATAATGTAA
- a CDS encoding DUF86 domain-containing protein, protein MYFVDREKIEETLVFMNDQLSMFNKQSDWKSEMEKLGLERIGHTLIESVLDVGNSMIDGFIMRDPGSYEDIIDILLDEKVINDEMSKDLKRLIEQRKVLVQEYTNVDHQALQRILHYVRSTLEQFPVHVRSYLENELGPVSAFKN, encoded by the coding sequence ATGTATTTCGTGGACAGAGAAAAAATTGAAGAAACCTTGGTATTTATGAATGATCAATTAAGCATGTTTAATAAGCAGTCAGACTGGAAATCCGAGATGGAGAAGCTCGGTCTCGAAAGAATCGGGCATACCCTGATCGAATCGGTTCTTGATGTGGGAAACAGTATGATTGATGGTTTTATCATGAGAGATCCCGGAAGCTACGAGGACATAATCGATATATTGCTGGATGAAAAAGTCATCAATGATGAAATGAGCAAAGACTTAAAACGTTTGATCGAACAGCGTAAGGTTCTGGTTCAAGAATATACAAACGTCGACCATCAAGCTCTTCAGAGGATTCTTCATTACGTACGTTCTACATTAGAACAATTTCCTGTACATGTACGCAGCTATTTGGAAAATGAACTCGGACCCGTTTCCGCATTTAAAAATTAA
- a CDS encoding TIGR01457 family HAD-type hydrolase, producing the protein MKQYKGYLIDLDGTMYRGKEVINEAGDFVRRLKEKGLPYLFVTNNSSRRPEQVAEKLKAFGISAEKEQVFTTSMATAQFIADKKPGSTAYVIGEEGIRSALEEKGITLQDESPDFVVVGIDRGINYEKLALACLGVRNGATFISTNGDIAIPTERGLLPGNGSLTSVVTVSTQTQPIFIGKPESIIMEQALEVLGVAKEDTLMVGDNYDTDIKAGMNAGLDTLLVHTGVTTKEILKQMEQQPTYTINTLDEWDV; encoded by the coding sequence ATGAAACAATACAAAGGTTATTTAATCGATCTGGATGGAACGATGTACAGAGGGAAAGAAGTCATCAATGAAGCGGGGGATTTTGTCCGGCGCCTGAAGGAAAAAGGGCTGCCATATTTGTTTGTGACGAATAATTCATCACGCCGCCCTGAACAGGTCGCTGAAAAACTTAAGGCATTCGGCATTTCAGCTGAAAAAGAACAGGTATTCACGACTTCAATGGCGACTGCTCAATTCATTGCTGACAAAAAGCCTGGCAGTACTGCCTATGTCATTGGAGAAGAGGGAATCCGCTCAGCATTGGAGGAAAAAGGCATTACTTTGCAAGACGAAAGCCCCGATTTTGTCGTAGTTGGGATCGACCGCGGCATCAATTATGAAAAACTTGCCCTCGCTTGTCTCGGGGTGCGCAATGGTGCGACATTCATTTCAACAAACGGAGATATTGCCATTCCTACGGAAAGAGGTTTGCTGCCTGGAAATGGTTCACTGACTTCTGTCGTTACGGTTTCTACTCAGACACAGCCTATCTTCATCGGCAAGCCTGAATCCATCATCATGGAGCAGGCATTGGAAGTGCTTGGCGTTGCAAAAGAAGACACGTTAATGGTCGGCGACAATTATGATACAGATATCAAGGCAGGAATGAATGCAGGTTTGGATACGCTCCTTGTCCATACCGGTGTTACAACAAAAGAGATCTTGAAGCAGATGGAACAACAGCCGACTTATACAATCAATACGCTGGACGAGTGGGATGTATAG
- a CDS encoding helix-turn-helix domain-containing protein yields MSITELIGKNIRRHRRAKEITIQELSKRSGLTVNYISLIEKGDANASINKIHALIQGLQLKWEDIIPTREEEMTLRAPSSDELTE; encoded by the coding sequence ATGAGTATTACTGAGTTGATTGGAAAGAACATCAGAAGGCACAGGCGCGCAAAAGAGATTACGATTCAAGAGCTCAGCAAAAGAAGCGGATTGACCGTAAATTATATCTCTTTAATTGAAAAAGGAGATGCAAATGCATCGATAAACAAAATTCATGCCCTGATACAAGGATTGCAGCTGAAGTGGGAGGATATCATTCCCACTCGCGAAGAAGAGATGACGCTTCGGGCCCCTTCTTCTGACGAGTTGACGGAATAA
- the sda gene encoding sporulation histidine kinase inhibitor Sda, giving the protein MKLLSDQTLVEAFKKANALQLDKEFIQMIKLEMSHRNLIPSTRQKKGPEASSLLREWE; this is encoded by the coding sequence ATAAAACTACTCAGTGATCAAACCTTGGTAGAAGCGTTTAAAAAAGCAAATGCATTACAACTGGACAAAGAATTCATTCAAATGATCAAGCTGGAAATGTCTCATAGAAACCTTATTCCGTCAACTCGTCAGAAGAAGGGGCCCGAAGCGTCATCTCTTCTTCGCGAGTGGGAATGA
- a CDS encoding phosphatidylglycerophosphatase A, with protein sequence MKDKKSMDILKETSRRWLHERGVEIEDIANLVMYLQQKYHPDLELEECIYNVERVLTKREVQNAILTGIQLDRLAEKKLLEEPLQSIVEVDEGLYGVDEILAFSIVNVYGSIGFTNYGFIDKQKPGILMKLNDKSSGMCHTFLDDIVGAIAAAASSRLAHRNEGQQ encoded by the coding sequence ATGAAGGACAAAAAATCAATGGATATATTAAAAGAAACCTCAAGAAGATGGCTGCATGAAAGAGGCGTAGAAATTGAAGACATCGCCAATTTAGTTATGTACCTTCAACAGAAATACCATCCTGACCTTGAACTGGAAGAATGCATTTACAACGTGGAAAGAGTGTTAACAAAGCGTGAAGTGCAAAATGCCATTCTAACTGGAATTCAATTGGACCGGTTAGCGGAAAAGAAGTTGCTTGAAGAGCCCCTTCAATCGATTGTGGAAGTGGATGAAGGATTATACGGAGTGGATGAAATTCTTGCCTTCTCCATTGTGAATGTGTATGGATCGATCGGCTTTACAAACTACGGTTTTATTGATAAACAAAAACCCGGCATTTTAATGAAGTTAAATGATAAATCTTCGGGTATGTGCCATACCTTCCTTGATGATATCGTGGGAGCCATTGCAGCAGCAGCTTCAAGCCGTCTTGCTCACCGGAATGAAGGTCAGCAATAA
- the yutH gene encoding spore coat putative kinase YutH encodes MSHEILAKHYGLTPERAYFDGVMDRYMAGGLLYSIVGVSNVEQETLVEIYKLTEHMKSQGDRYVSSFVQSTEGRYLVTENNQDYVLVRNEELPSAADSKVGRKLGKFHFRGRLFEEKVEKISRMGQWKALWERRLSQLEKAYFEVLENQPVDDFERLFVESYPYYNALSENAIQYLVDTELDEDPKPEDAGTICHERFQHTTWGTETCIHFPFHWVFDHASRDLAEWVREQYLMKSQTFHPGMQEFLREYETIAPLSPFAWRLLYSRILFPLHYFECIEEYYISQSDQQKKTAEDKLERYLKNSKHYESFLSDFYHLSEVPVKKWGIPLVGWL; translated from the coding sequence ATGTCTCATGAGATTTTAGCGAAGCATTACGGGTTGACCCCAGAACGCGCATACTTTGACGGTGTGATGGACCGCTATATGGCAGGGGGATTATTATATAGTATTGTTGGCGTTTCAAATGTGGAACAGGAAACATTGGTAGAAATCTATAAATTAACCGAGCATATGAAGTCACAAGGGGACCGTTATGTTTCTTCGTTTGTGCAAAGTACAGAGGGCCGTTATTTAGTAACAGAAAACAACCAGGATTATGTGCTGGTGAGAAATGAAGAACTGCCTTCCGCAGCTGACAGCAAAGTGGGAAGAAAGCTCGGTAAGTTTCATTTTCGAGGCAGATTATTTGAAGAGAAGGTAGAGAAGATCAGCAGGATGGGACAGTGGAAAGCGTTATGGGAACGGAGGCTTTCCCAACTGGAAAAAGCCTATTTCGAAGTCCTTGAGAATCAACCGGTCGATGATTTCGAACGCCTATTCGTCGAAAGTTATCCTTATTACAATGCCCTATCTGAAAACGCCATTCAATATCTAGTGGATACTGAACTCGATGAAGATCCAAAACCTGAAGATGCAGGCACGATCTGTCACGAACGTTTTCAGCACACGACATGGGGGACTGAGACCTGTATTCACTTCCCATTTCACTGGGTATTCGACCACGCCAGCCGGGATCTTGCTGAATGGGTCAGGGAACAATACCTCATGAAGAGCCAGACATTTCATCCCGGCATGCAGGAGTTCTTAAGGGAATACGAAACCATTGCGCCGCTTTCTCCTTTTGCATGGAGGCTGTTGTACTCAAGGATTCTGTTTCCGCTCCATTATTTTGAATGTATAGAAGAATACTATATCTCTCAATCCGATCAGCAAAAGAAAACTGCAGAGGACAAACTCGAGCGCTACTTGAAAAACTCCAAACATTACGAATCATTCTTGTCTGATTTTTATCACTTGTCTGAGGTGCCGGTGAAAAAATGGGGAATCCCATTGGTGGGCTGGCTGTAA
- a CDS encoding D-glycerate dehydrogenase, producing the protein MKPSIYITRRLPKTVIESLNQEFQVEMWEKEDVPVPRDVLLEKVSGASALITMLSDGVDTELLEHAKELKVVANLAVGYDNIDLEAAKQNGVVICNTPDVLTDTTADLTFGLLMAAARRIVEADRYIKEGKWKSWSPLLLSGADIHHKTIGIVGMGSIGEAVAKRAKGFDMDILYHNRSRKPEAEERLGASYVSLDELLVQSDFVVVLAPLTSETEGLFQKEQFQAMKKSAFFINAARGAIVNEEALTEALKTGEIAGAGLDVFVKEPIDPDHPLLSLENVVALPHIASSSTETRIGMMNLCVQNIQAVLKGDKPKTQVT; encoded by the coding sequence ATGAAACCATCTATTTATATCACAAGAAGATTACCTAAAACCGTAATTGAATCGTTGAATCAGGAGTTTCAAGTGGAAATGTGGGAAAAGGAAGACGTTCCGGTTCCAAGGGATGTTCTTCTGGAGAAGGTGTCAGGGGCATCGGCACTGATCACCATGCTCTCGGATGGAGTGGATACTGAACTCCTTGAACATGCCAAGGAACTTAAAGTGGTAGCGAATCTGGCGGTCGGCTATGATAACATCGATCTCGAAGCAGCAAAGCAAAATGGAGTGGTCATTTGTAATACGCCGGATGTGCTGACCGATACCACAGCTGACTTGACCTTTGGTTTGTTAATGGCGGCTGCACGCCGGATCGTCGAGGCTGACCGCTACATTAAAGAAGGAAAATGGAAAAGCTGGTCCCCTCTCCTTCTGTCAGGGGCAGACATCCACCATAAAACAATCGGAATCGTGGGGATGGGAAGTATAGGAGAAGCGGTGGCCAAGAGGGCGAAAGGTTTTGACATGGACATTCTGTATCATAATCGTTCACGAAAGCCGGAAGCCGAAGAAAGGCTGGGGGCTTCCTATGTATCATTGGATGAGCTTCTGGTCCAATCTGATTTTGTGGTCGTCCTTGCGCCTCTAACTTCGGAAACGGAAGGGTTATTCCAAAAAGAACAATTTCAAGCCATGAAAAAATCTGCATTCTTCATCAATGCTGCCCGTGGTGCCATCGTGAATGAAGAGGCATTGACAGAGGCGCTGAAAACAGGTGAAATCGCTGGTGCGGGGCTAGATGTCTTTGTGAAAGAGCCGATCGATCCGGATCATCCGCTGCTCTCTTTGGAAAATGTCGTGGCACTGCCTCACATCGCAAGCTCTTCAACAGAAACCCGCATAGGCATGATGAATCTTTGTGTACAGAACATCCAGGCCGTATTAAAAGGGGACAAGCCCAAAACGCAGGTAACATAA